In Edaphobacter paludis, a single window of DNA contains:
- a CDS encoding RNA polymerase sigma factor → MNELTIIEQDQLISEAMERDEPRLRSFIRKRVADSAEAEDILQDVFYELIEAYRLMKPIEQVTAWLFRVARNRMIDVFRKSKPGSLNEPISSEEDTGDTLEDLLPSPDQGPEAAYARGLLLDALDEALEELPAEQREVFVAHELLGRSFKEISAETGIAVNTLLSRKRYAVLHLRRTLQSIYDTIAKP, encoded by the coding sequence ATGAACGAACTCACGATCATCGAGCAGGACCAGCTCATCTCCGAGGCCATGGAGCGGGATGAGCCGCGACTGCGCAGTTTTATCCGCAAGCGAGTTGCGGACAGCGCTGAAGCCGAAGATATTCTGCAGGATGTCTTCTACGAGTTGATCGAGGCATATCGCCTCATGAAACCCATCGAGCAGGTCACCGCCTGGCTCTTCCGTGTCGCTCGAAATCGGATGATCGACGTCTTTCGCAAGAGCAAGCCCGGCTCACTCAACGAGCCAATATCTTCGGAAGAAGACACTGGAGACACGCTCGAAGATCTGCTGCCCTCGCCTGACCAAGGGCCGGAGGCGGCTTATGCCCGGGGTCTTCTCCTCGACGCGCTCGACGAGGCACTGGAAGAGCTTCCCGCCGAGCAGCGCGAGGTCTTCGTCGCCCATGAGCTGCTGGGCCGCAGCTTCAAAGAGATCTCAGCCGAGACCGGCATCGCCGTCAACACGCTGCTCTCGCGCAAACGCTACGCCGTGCTGCATCTGCGGCGCACGCTCCAATCCATCTACGACACCATCGCAAAGCCATAA